A genomic region of Anopheles bellator unplaced genomic scaffold, idAnoBellAS_SP24_06.2 scaffold00843_ctg1, whole genome shotgun sequence contains the following coding sequences:
- the LOC131214414 gene encoding farnesol dehydrogenase-like, which translates to RACQWAGSGQAVGRQWAGACQWAGGRRQVSPGNTDDLRAVLDTNVLGLVLCTREAFNMMRSRSVDGHIVNLNSVLGHKYAPLPNINMYMASKYAVTAITETLRNDFRNENTRVKVTSISPGVVRTEMLPEGDQFVGTPMLEAEDVANAILYALGTPPHVQVHEIIIKPVGEAF; encoded by the exons GCGCGCCTGCCAGTGGGCAGGCAGTGGGCAGGCAGTGGGCAGGCAGTGGGCAGGCGCCTGCCAgtgggcaggcggcaggcggcaggttAGCCCCGGAAATACGGACGATTTGCGGGCCGTGCTGGATACGAACGTGCTGGGGTTAGTGTTGTGCACTCGTGAGGCGTTCAACATGATGCGCTCCCGTTCCGTCGACGGGCACATCGTCAATCTGAACAGCGTCCTGGGCCATAAGTACGCCCCGCTGCCGAATATCAATATGTACATGGCCTCCAAGTACGCCGTGACGGCCATAACGGAAACGTTACGGAATGATTTCCGTAACGAGAATACCCGAGTGAAAGTTACG AGTATTAGCCCGGGGGTCGTACGGACGGAGATGCTACCAGAAGGCGATCAGTTCGTCGGGACGCCCATGCTGGAGGCGGAAGACGTTGCGAATGCGATTCTGTACGCGCTCGGCACACCTCCGCACGTCCAGGTGCACGAGATAATCATCAAACCGGTTGGAGAAGCGTTTTAG